One Triticum dicoccoides isolate Atlit2015 ecotype Zavitan chromosome 5B, WEW_v2.0, whole genome shotgun sequence genomic window carries:
- the LOC119311197 gene encoding SPX domain-containing membrane protein OsI_32082-like, producing the protein MVNFSKKLTTDQVPGWEEYYFNYKLLKARVKVYTEQTKEGNHDRRRVLKDFSKLLDDEIEKIVLFMIEQQGLIAARLEELGKRRAVLEDIPLLQEITELREDYRAVGHDLVRLLKFVDLNANAVRKILKKFDERLGYKFTDYYVRSRSNHPYSQLQQVFKHVGIGAVVGALSRNLGDLEEREGSYLNIYDQNPLAIPKDPVIDMIKATADKLTNSTNFLRFLGQHALIRQGSIPDSPEEQQVSEDKYHFISLVLNLANTFLYMVNTYIVVPTADDYATSLGAAATVCGVIIGSMAVAQLFSSVYFSAWSNRSYFRPLLFSSVVLLLGNVMYALAYDFDSLAILLAGRVLCGMGSARAVNRRYISDCVPQRIRMQASAAFVSASALGMACGPAIAGLLQVNYKVYSVTINQDTLPGWVMAFGWLAYLVWLWISFKEPALGDADDEGHRQGSSGGSSRLGYRKQGLAGEYLLKQDAEGESDQEETPAPAAAPSIAEAYRLLTPSVKVQLLIYFMLKFSMEILLSESSVVTSYYFGWNTSSVAVFLAALGLTVLPINAVVGTYISNMFEDRQILVASEAVLLAGVALSFHVPGTAYTAAQYVCSALLTFVAAEVLEGVNLSLLSQVMPARLSRGTWNGGLLSTEAGTLARVAADGTITLAGYLGQGALLNATLLPSLLICAASIAATLSTYNSLFY; encoded by the exons ATGGTGAATTTCTCCAAGAAACTAACGACAGACCAGGTCCCAGGATGGGAGGA GTACTACTTCAACTACAAGCTGCTCAAGGCAAGGGTGAAGGTGTACACAGAGCAGACAAAGGAAGGCAATCACGACCGAAGACGCGTTCTCAAAGATTTCTCAAAGCTGCTTGACGATGAG ATTGAGAAGATAGTGCTGTTCATGATCGAACAGCAAGGGCTGATAGCGGCGCGGCTCGAGGAGCTAGGGAAGCGAAGGGCGGTGCTTGAGGACATCCCACTGCTCCAGGAGATAACTGAACTGAGAGAGGACTACAGGGcagttggccatgatcttgtcaGGCTTCTGAAGTTCGTCGATCTCAACGCCAACGCGGTCCGGAAGATCCTGAAGAAGTTCGATGAGCGTCTCGGGTACAAGTTCACGGATTATTATGTCAGGAGCAGGTCGAACCACCCCTACTCTCAGCTCCAGCAGGTTTTCAAGCATGTG GGTATTGGAGCTGTTGTGGGGGCATTATCGCGCAACCTCGGCGACCTCGAGGAGCGCGAAGGAAGTTACCTGAATATCTATGACCAGAACCCACTGGCCATTCCAAAG GATCCCGTGATCGACATGATCAAGGCGACGGCGGACAAGCTGACCAACTCGACCAACTTCCTGCGGTTCCTGGGGCAGCACGCGCTGATCAGGCAGGGGAGCATCCCCGACTCGCCGGAGGAGCAGCAGGTGTCGGAGGACAAGTACCActtcatctccctggtgctcaaccTGGCCAACACCTTCCTCTACATGGTGAACACGTACATCGTCGTCCCCACGGCCGACGACTACGCCACCAGCCTCGGCGCCGCCGCCACGGTCTGCGGCGTCATCATCGGCTCCATGGCCGTGGCGCAGCTCTTCTCCTCCGTCTACTTCAGCGCCTGGTCCAACCGCTCCTACTTCCGCCCGCTGCTCTTCAGCAGCGTCGTGCTCCTCCTGGGCAACGTCATGTACGCCCTCGCCTACGACTTCGACTCCCTCGCCATCCTCCTCGCCGGCCGCGTGCTGTGCGGGATGGGGTCGGCGAGGGCCGTCAACCGGAGGTACATCAGCGACTGCGTTCCGCAGAGGATCCGGATGCAGGCGTCCGCGGCGTTCGTCAGCGCCAGCGCCCTCGGCATGGCCTGCGGCCCGGCGATCGCCGGCCTGCTCCAGGTCAACTACAAGGTGTATTCGGTCACCATCAACCAGGACACGTTGCCTGGCTGGGTCATGGCGTTTGGCTGGCTCGCGTACCTGGTTTGGCTGTGGATCTCGTTCAAAGAGCCGGCTCTCGGCGACGCCGACGATGAAGGTCACCGTCAGGGTTCCTCCGGCGGCTCCTCAAGATTAGGATACCGGAAGCAAGGGCTTGCGGGTGAATACCTGCTGAAGCAGGACGCTGAGGGCGAGAGCGACCAGGAGGAGACGCCGgctccggcggcagcgccgtcgatCGCCGAGGCGTACAGGCTGCTGACGCCGTCGGTGAAGGTGCAGCTGCTGATCTACTTCATGCTCAAGTTCTCCATGGAGATCCTGCTGTCGGAGTCGAGCGTGGTGACGAGCTACTACTTCGGGTGGAACACGAGCTCGGTTGCGGTGTTCCTGGCGGCGCTGGGGCTGACGGTGCTCCCCATCAATGCCGTGGTGGGCACCTACATCAGCAACATGTTCGAGGACCGGCAGATCCTGGTGGCGTCGGAGGCGGTGCTGCTGGCGGGTGTGGCGCTGAGCTTCCACGTGCCGGGGACGGCGTACACGGCGGCGCAGTACGTGTGCTCGGCGCTGCTGACGTTCGTGGCGGCGGAGGTGCTGGAGGGGGTGAACCTGTCGCTGCTGTCGCAGGTGATGCCGGCGCGGCTGTCCCGCGGCACGTGGAACGGCGGGCTGCTGTCGACCGAGGCCGGCACGCTGGCGCGGGTGGCCGCCGACGGGACCATCACGCTGGCCGGGTACCTCGGGCAGGGGGCGCTGCTGAACGCCACGCTGCTGCCGTCGCTGCTCATCTGCGCCGCGTCCATCGCCGCCACGCTCTCCACCTACAACTCGCTCTTCTACTAG